Below is a window of Wenzhouxiangella sp. XN201 DNA.
CGGCGGACCCGACGGTTCCGGCGTATGGATGTCGGGCACATTGCCCTGCTTTCGGCGAGCGTCGGACTTGCGCAGCGCATCAAGGATGAAGGACACGTCTTGTCAGGCTCCGTTGGTCTGGGTCATCAGGCCCGGCATGTCCTGCCGGGGCACCCCCAGAAACAGGCGGGTTGCCGGGCCGATCACGCCGTCATCGTTAATGCCGTGGCGCCGCTGAAACTGCGCTACCCAGTCGCGAAATTCCGCAGAGTATCGCTCGTCCACCGGACCGGCCCAGGGGAAATCGTCAACCTCGGCGGCCAGGCGCTTCATGCGTCGCACCATCGATCCGCTGTCGCCCTGCCGCAACAGCTGGCCGTCATCCGGCCAGGCAACCACGAACTCCCCTTGCCAGCGGCGATCCAGCTGATTGCGCGCGACGCGCCAGTCCTGGCCATTGTGCCGCAGAATGACATGGTCGCGCTCGAGTCCGGCAAGCAATACGCGCGTCCCGGCCGGATGCGACAGGCGAAGCACCACCGGCAAGTCGAGTTCGGCAATGTAGGCCCAGTTGCCGCGCAATTCACGGCAGGCGAGGATGGGATGGTCTTCGCCGCTGCAGGCCTGTTCCACGTCATCGGTCGTGACCACCGGCCAGACGGCGGCCAGCTCCATCCAGGCCGAGCGCTCATCCAGACCCGACAGCATCGCCTGCCAGGCCAGACCGCCGGCGGCTTCTTCGTCCTTCGGCGCGCTCAGCAAAGCCCACGACAGGGCGCCACCGCCGGCCAGCACGACCAGCAACGCGAAGCCGGCCACCAGGCCGCGCAGCCAGCCGCCGTCTTTCTCGGACTCCTCACCAGCCACCTCGCGGGCTGCGGCGCGCACCAGCCCGGCGCCGATGCGTTCTTCCTCGCGTGCGTAACCGGCCATCAGGGCGCGGTCGGCGATGATGTTGACCAGGCGCGGCACGCCTTCGGAGGCCAGGTAGAGGGCACGCAGGCCGTCGCGAGCAAACGGGCAGCGTTCACTGCCGGCCACCTGCAGCCGGTGGCGTACATAGGATTCGGTTTCGGCCGCGTTGAGCGGGTCGAGGTGATAGCGCGCCGTAATGCGCTGGGCCAGCTGTCGGAGCTCGGGTCGTGCGAGCAGGTCGCGCAGCTCCGGTTGCCCGATCAGAATGATCTGCAGCAGCTTGTCGGTGGCCGTCTCCAGGTTGGTCAGCAGACGCACCTGTTCGAGCGCTTCGCGGCTCATGTTCTGGGCCTCGTCGATGATCAGCACGACCCGCTCGCCGCGGGCGTGACGATCCAGCAGGTAGCTGTTGAGTCGCTCCTGCAGCTGCTGCAGGCTGCCATCGGTGTCGTCGACCGGAACCTGAAGCTCGTGACAGATCGCCCGCAGCAATTCCTTGGGCGAAAGCATGGGGTTGAGGATCAGCGCGATCTGCGTGTTTTCGGGCACCTGCTCGAGCACAACCCGGCACAGGGTGGTCTTGCCGGTTCCGACCTCGCCGGTGAGCTGCACGAAACCGCCGCTGCCGCCCTCGCCCACGCCATAGAGCAGGTGCGCCAGGGCATCGCGATGACGCTGACTGAGGTACACGAAACGCGGATTCGGCGTAATCGAGAACGGACGTTCTGAAAGGCCGTAGAACGATTCGTACATCAGTCGGGCGCCCCGGGAGTCACGTCATTCAGTCCGACAGCGCCAGAAGCGTGGCGTTTCCGCCCACGGCCGCGGTGTTGATGGTCAGCGTTCGCTCATTGACGAAGCGGAACAGGTAATGCGGCCCTCCTGCCTTGGGCCCGGTGCCCGACAGGCCCTCGCCGCCGAAAGGCTGAACGCCGACCACGGCGCCGGTCATGTTGCGATTGACGTAGGCATTGCCGACCTTCATCCGGTGGGCGATGTAATTCTGGACGCGGTCGATCCGGCTGTGAATGCCCAGTGTGAGGCCGTAGCCAGTGCCGTTGATCTTCTCGATCAGGTCGTCGAGTTCGTTCGACTTGTAACGCACCACGTGCAGGATGGGTCCGAAGACCTCCCGTTCAAGCTGATCAATTCGCTCGATCTCGTAGACGCGCGGTGCAAACCAGTGCCCGGGCGGCAGGTCTTCGGGCAGAGGCGCCTCGGCGATCAGCTTCGCTTCGCGGTTCATGCGTTCGGCGTGCTCGCTCAGCATCTCGAGCTGGCCTTCGTCGATGACCGGGCCGATATCGGTCTCGAGCATGCCGGGGTCGCCGATCGACAACTCGGCCATGGCGCCGGTCAGCATTTCGAGCATGTGGTCGGCCACGTCGGCCTGCAGGCACAGGATGCGCAGCGCTGAACAGCGCTGGCCGGCGCTCAGGAAAGCTGAGTGGATGACGTCGGCCACGACCTGCTCAGGCAGGGCCGAGGAGTCGACGATCATGGCGTTCTGGCCGCCAGTCTCGGCGATCAGCGTGGCCAGCGGGCCGTCGCGATCGGCCAGGGTCTTGTTGATGATGCGGGCCACTTCGGTCGAGCCGGTAAAGGCCACACCGGCAATGCGCGGGTCGGCGGTCAGCGCCGCACCGACCTTGCCGTCGCCCGGCAGGCAAAAGAGCACGTCATCGGGCACGCCGGCCTCGTGCATCAGGCTGACGGCCCGCGCAGCGATCAGCGGTGTCTGCTCGGCCGGCTTGGCCAGCACACTGTTGCCGGCCACCAGCGCGGCCACGACCTGGCCGGTGAAGATCGCCAGCGGAAAATTCCAGGGGCTGATACAGACGAAGACACCCTTGCCATGCGTGCGCAGGGTATTCGACTCGCCGGTCGGACCGGGCATCTCCAGCGGCTCGGCCAGGTGTTCTCGCGCCTGCTTGGCGTAGTAGCGGCAGAAGTCGACCGCTTCGCGCACCTCGGCGATACCGTCGAGCAGGGACTTGCCGCCCTCGCGGGCGCAGATCGCCATCAGCTCCGGGCAATGCCGCTCGTAGAGATCACCAATGCGATCGAGGATATCGGCGCGTTCGGCCGCACCGCGTCGATCCCAGCCAACCTGGCTGTCGACCGCCGCAGCGACCACCTCGCCGGCACACTCCGGGCTGGTCCAGGTCACGCGACCCAGCTCGAGACCGGTGTCGGCCGGGCTGACTACCGCGGTCGTCTTGTCGCTTTTGCTGGCCGCACCGGTCGGGGCCGCCAGCCAGTCCTGGTCGAGCGCGGCTTCCATGTTCGACTTGAGTGCGTTCAGCTCGGATTCGTGCGCCAGGTTGATGCCCTGGCTGTTTCTCCGCCCTTCGCCGTAGATATCGGCCGGCCGGGGAATACGTGGATGCGACATGCTCGAGTGGGACTGAACCTCGGCCACCGGATCGTTGATCACCTCTTCCGGCGGCAGCTTCTCGTCGACGATGCGATTGACGAACGAGGTGTTGGCGCCATTTTCGAGCAGGCGCCGCACCAGGTAAGGCAACAGATCCTTGTGGTTGCCGACCGGCGCATAGACCCGGCACTGATCGTTGAACTGATCATTGTCGAGCACTTCCTCATAAAGCTGCTGACCCATGCCGTGCAGACGCTGGTATTCGTATTCCCGGTTGTCACCGGCCAACTCGGCAATGACGGCGATGGTGTGCGCGTTGTGGGTGGCGAACTGGGGATAGAAACAGTCCGGCAGTTCCAGCAATTTGCGGGCACAGGCAATATAGGACAAATCGGTATTGGCCTTGCGCGTGAACACGGGATAGTCGTCCACGCCTTCGACCTGGGCGAGCTTGATCTCGGTATCCCAGTAGGCGCCCTTGACCAGGCGCACGGGAATGCGGTGACCACTCTTGCGTGCCTTGTCGGCCAGCCAGTCAATCTCCGCCCAGGCGCGCCGCAGGTAGGACTGCAGGGCCAGGCCAAGGCCGTCCCAGCCCTCGAGGTCGGGCGAGGCGAGCACCGCCGCGAACACGTCGAGCGAGATCATCAGACGATCGGCCTCCTCGGCGTCAACCGTCAGGGCGATACCGGCCTTTCGCGCGCGACGGGCCAGCTCGAGCAGCCGCGGCACCAGTTCGTCCATCACGCGCTCGCGCTGGGCGTGTTCGTAGCGGGGATGAAGTGCGGAGAGCTTCACCGAGATACTCGGCAGGGCAAAGATGTCGTCGCCCTCGACGGATTTTCCGATAGCCTCGATCGCCTGGCTGTAGGACTTAAAGTAGCGCTCTGCATCGCGGGCCGTCAGCGCGGCTTCGCCCAGCATGTCGAAGGAATAGCGGAAACGGCGGTTGGCCTTCTTGCGGGAGCGCTCCAGGGCGTCCTCGATACTGCGGCCCATCACGTACTGGTGGCCCATGATGCGCATGGCCTGGCGGATGGCGGTACGCACCACCGGCTCGCTCGAGCTATTGGCCATGCGCGACAGGAGGGTGCCGATGTCGCGCTTTTCCGATCCTTTCACGCTGACCAGGCGCCCGGTCAGCATCAGGCCCCAGGTGCCGGCATTGACCAGCACCGAGGAACTCTTGCCCAGGTGCGACTCCCAGTCGGCTTCGGATAGCTTGTCGGAAATCAGTTGCTCGGCCGTGTCGTTGTCGGGAATGCGCAGCAGCGCCTCGGCCAGGCACATCAGGATGACGCCCTCCTCGGAGGACAGGTCGTACTCGCGCATGAAGGCATCCATAACACCGGTGTCACGGCTGCGCTCACGCACGCGCTTGACCAGATCGAGCGCAACGTCATTGACCGCGCCCCGCTGCTGCGCGTCGAGACCGGTCTGCTCGAGGAGAAAGCGGACATGTTCGGTCTCGTCGGCATGCCAAGCGTCGTCGAGCGCGCTGCGCAGCTCGCTGCCGGCAATGGGTTCGGCGGTGACGAAGCGTTTTGAATCCTGACTCATGACGGCCTCTATCGGCTGCTGTGAAGGCGAATTGCAAGTGTAACCGAACGGACCATTTTGTCGCGTAGAGACTCGGCAAAAGGCAATTTCTCCTGTCACGTTGATCCGGCTTGGGCTAGAATAGCTGTCGCAGATCAAGAACCACGGGAGCCAGCCCGTGATCGAAGTCCGACACAGTTCGCAGCCGCACCCCATCCGGGTGATCGAAGCGCGCTCGAACCTGTCAATGACGCTCGATCGGCTGGCTCTAGTGTTTCTCGGTCTCAGCGCGGTCACGCTGTTGGTGGCACTCGGCCCCCTGATACTGGGGTACTGGCCGATCATGCTGGCAGCCATTGTGCACCTGCTGGTTGTCGGCTGGTGCCTGCGCATCGGTTGGCGCGGCAACTGGGCACGTGAGCGTCTGACCATCGACCGCGACAAGCTCGAGATCGATCACTACGATGCCAGGCAGCGAACCCACAGCGAGTGGCCGGCCGCCTGGGTCAGAGTGCTGGTCGAGGAGCAGCGTCTGGGCGAACGACAGGTCGTGGTGACCTGCTGCGGCCGGCGACAGATCGTTGGACGGTTTCTGCCGGCCGGCGAAAGACTG
It encodes the following:
- a CDS encoding DUF2244 domain-containing protein; the protein is MIEVRHSSQPHPIRVIEARSNLSMTLDRLALVFLGLSAVTLLVALGPLILGYWPIMLAAIVHLLVVGWCLRIGWRGNWARERLTIDRDKLEIDHYDARQRTHSEWPAAWVRVLVEEQRLGERQVVVTCCGRRQIVGRFLPAGERLELADALRKNLGPIEAGVGKSNHR
- a CDS encoding AAA family ATPase, with amino-acid sequence MYESFYGLSERPFSITPNPRFVYLSQRHRDALAHLLYGVGEGGSGGFVQLTGEVGTGKTTLCRVVLEQVPENTQIALILNPMLSPKELLRAICHELQVPVDDTDGSLQQLQERLNSYLLDRHARGERVVLIIDEAQNMSREALEQVRLLTNLETATDKLLQIILIGQPELRDLLARPELRQLAQRITARYHLDPLNAAETESYVRHRLQVAGSERCPFARDGLRALYLASEGVPRLVNIIADRALMAGYAREEERIGAGLVRAAAREVAGEESEKDGGWLRGLVAGFALLVVLAGGGALSWALLSAPKDEEAAGGLAWQAMLSGLDERSAWMELAAVWPVVTTDDVEQACSGEDHPILACRELRGNWAYIAELDLPVVLRLSHPAGTRVLLAGLERDHVILRHNGQDWRVARNQLDRRWQGEFVVAWPDDGQLLRQGDSGSMVRRMKRLAAEVDDFPWAGPVDERYSAEFRDWVAQFQRRHGINDDGVIGPATRLFLGVPRQDMPGLMTQTNGA
- the putA gene encoding bifunctional proline dehydrogenase/L-glutamate gamma-semialdehyde dehydrogenase PutA, with protein sequence MSQDSKRFVTAEPIAGSELRSALDDAWHADETEHVRFLLEQTGLDAQQRGAVNDVALDLVKRVRERSRDTGVMDAFMREYDLSSEEGVILMCLAEALLRIPDNDTAEQLISDKLSEADWESHLGKSSSVLVNAGTWGLMLTGRLVSVKGSEKRDIGTLLSRMANSSSEPVVRTAIRQAMRIMGHQYVMGRSIEDALERSRKKANRRFRYSFDMLGEAALTARDAERYFKSYSQAIEAIGKSVEGDDIFALPSISVKLSALHPRYEHAQRERVMDELVPRLLELARRARKAGIALTVDAEEADRLMISLDVFAAVLASPDLEGWDGLGLALQSYLRRAWAEIDWLADKARKSGHRIPVRLVKGAYWDTEIKLAQVEGVDDYPVFTRKANTDLSYIACARKLLELPDCFYPQFATHNAHTIAVIAELAGDNREYEYQRLHGMGQQLYEEVLDNDQFNDQCRVYAPVGNHKDLLPYLVRRLLENGANTSFVNRIVDEKLPPEEVINDPVAEVQSHSSMSHPRIPRPADIYGEGRRNSQGINLAHESELNALKSNMEAALDQDWLAAPTGAASKSDKTTAVVSPADTGLELGRVTWTSPECAGEVVAAAVDSQVGWDRRGAAERADILDRIGDLYERHCPELMAICAREGGKSLLDGIAEVREAVDFCRYYAKQAREHLAEPLEMPGPTGESNTLRTHGKGVFVCISPWNFPLAIFTGQVVAALVAGNSVLAKPAEQTPLIAARAVSLMHEAGVPDDVLFCLPGDGKVGAALTADPRIAGVAFTGSTEVARIINKTLADRDGPLATLIAETGGQNAMIVDSSALPEQVVADVIHSAFLSAGQRCSALRILCLQADVADHMLEMLTGAMAELSIGDPGMLETDIGPVIDEGQLEMLSEHAERMNREAKLIAEAPLPEDLPPGHWFAPRVYEIERIDQLEREVFGPILHVVRYKSNELDDLIEKINGTGYGLTLGIHSRIDRVQNYIAHRMKVGNAYVNRNMTGAVVGVQPFGGEGLSGTGPKAGGPHYLFRFVNERTLTINTAAVGGNATLLALSD